A single window of Candidatus Eisenbacteria bacterium DNA harbors:
- a CDS encoding radical SAM protein produces MFHPRAMREPPELPKGLGPRPVLHHHALLLNPFYPKDPHASFGKHVLTPTLALTSIAATTPADWTVRYWDENLLQGPPPTDPVPQVVGISVHLTFAERAFELADFYRSLGSRVVLGGLHVVSCPEECAPHADALAVGEGVQIWPEILRDADGALRPRYEGSYRRPYADHPLPRRELLPRRDFLTTTSVIATRGCHSRCGFCYLSTQGLHLPYQLRDPEEIAREIRADGQPYAVFVDNNLGSRPEYLARLCRELRKTERIWSAAVSIDVTDHPEVVRQMALAGCTGVFVGFESLQPMNIVDQRKKSPSPADYARRVALLHDHGIQVNGSFVLGFDHDRPDVFQRTVEWVESNRLECATFHILTPYPGTPLFRQLEAEDRLLHRNWSLYDTSHVVFRPRHMTPEQLAAGYSWCYRRLFSHTSIWRRRPRQADAVLPYLAMSYLYKRSNRLWAFLIRHRLTHTVWGPLVEWTRRRHLRFRARLAARSQSSPAAQVVTAGV; encoded by the coding sequence TCACGCCCACGCTGGCGCTCACCAGCATCGCGGCCACCACGCCGGCGGACTGGACGGTGCGCTACTGGGACGAGAACCTCCTCCAGGGTCCGCCTCCGACCGACCCGGTCCCCCAGGTGGTGGGCATCAGCGTCCACCTGACGTTCGCGGAGCGCGCCTTCGAGCTCGCCGACTTCTACCGCTCACTCGGCTCGCGGGTCGTGCTTGGCGGATTGCACGTGGTCTCGTGTCCGGAGGAATGCGCGCCTCACGCCGACGCGCTCGCCGTCGGCGAAGGCGTCCAGATCTGGCCCGAGATCCTGCGCGATGCGGACGGGGCTCTGCGGCCACGCTACGAGGGCAGCTACCGCCGGCCTTACGCCGACCATCCACTGCCTCGGCGCGAGCTGCTCCCGCGGCGCGACTTCCTCACCACCACGAGTGTCATCGCCACCCGCGGCTGTCACAGTCGCTGCGGCTTCTGTTACTTGTCGACCCAGGGCCTCCACCTGCCCTACCAGCTGCGGGATCCGGAAGAGATCGCGCGAGAGATTCGCGCTGACGGCCAGCCCTACGCCGTCTTCGTCGACAACAATCTCGGCTCGCGCCCCGAGTACCTGGCACGGCTGTGCCGTGAGCTACGCAAGACCGAGCGCATCTGGAGCGCGGCGGTATCGATCGACGTCACCGACCATCCCGAGGTCGTGCGGCAGATGGCGCTCGCCGGCTGCACCGGCGTGTTCGTGGGATTCGAATCGCTGCAGCCGATGAACATCGTGGACCAGCGCAAGAAGAGCCCGAGCCCCGCCGACTACGCGCGCCGAGTCGCGCTCCTCCACGACCACGGCATCCAGGTGAACGGCAGCTTCGTGCTCGGATTCGATCACGATCGCCCGGATGTGTTCCAGCGCACCGTCGAGTGGGTCGAGTCGAACCGGCTCGAGTGCGCCACCTTCCACATCCTCACGCCCTATCCCGGCACGCCCCTCTTCCGGCAGCTCGAGGCGGAGGACCGCTTGCTCCACCGCAATTGGAGCCTGTACGACACGTCGCACGTGGTGTTCCGGCCGCGGCACATGACGCCCGAGCAGCTCGCGGCAGGCTACTCATGGTGCTACCGGCGTCTGTTCTCGCACACGTCGATCTGGCGCCGGCGTCCACGCCAGGCCGACGCGGTGCTGCCGTACCTGGCGATGTCCTACTTGTACAAGCGATCGAACCGGCTGTGGGCGTTTCTCATTCGCCATCGCCTGACCCACACGGTTTGGGGCCCGCTCGTGGAGTGGACGCGGCGGCGGCATCTCCGGTTCCGCGCGCGCCTCGCGGCGCGCAGCCAGAGCAGCCCCGCGGCCCAGGTGGTGACGGCGGGAGTCTGA
- a CDS encoding O-methyltransferase, which yields MTQDLWNKVDGYLNELLIGDDPVLEAALEDSRAAGLPEIQVAPNQGKLLHMLARAIGARRILEIGTLAGYSTIWMGRALEKDGRLITLEYEAKHADVARRNLSRAGLDDRVEVRVGKALDLLPGIEKEKLPPFDLTFIDADKQSTTEYFEWALRLSRRGSLIVVDNVVRKGEVANPESNDDMVLGMRRFFQRLAAETRVAATAIQTVGVKEHDGLAIALVTEAPR from the coding sequence ATGACTCAGGACCTGTGGAACAAGGTCGATGGGTATCTCAACGAGCTGCTCATCGGCGACGATCCGGTGCTGGAAGCGGCGCTCGAAGACAGCCGAGCCGCCGGCTTGCCCGAGATCCAGGTGGCGCCGAACCAGGGAAAGCTGCTGCACATGCTGGCGCGCGCCATCGGCGCGCGAAGGATCCTCGAGATCGGCACGCTCGCCGGTTACAGCACGATCTGGATGGGGCGGGCGCTCGAAAAGGACGGCCGGCTGATCACGCTCGAGTACGAGGCGAAGCACGCCGACGTCGCGCGCAGGAACCTGTCGCGTGCCGGGCTCGACGATCGGGTCGAGGTGCGCGTCGGCAAGGCGCTCGACCTGCTGCCGGGGATCGAAAAGGAGAAACTTCCGCCGTTCGATCTCACGTTCATCGACGCCGACAAGCAGAGCACGACCGAATACTTCGAATGGGCGCTGCGCCTTTCACGGCGCGGCAGTTTGATCGTGGTGGACAACGTCGTGCGGAAGGGCGAGGTCGCGAACCCGGAATCCAATGACGACATGGTGCTGGGCATGCGGCGCTTCTTCCAGCGCCTGGCCGCCGAGACCCGGGTGGCCGCCACCGCGATCCAGACCGTGGGCGTCAAGGAGCACGATGGTCTGGCGATCGCGCTCGTCACCGAAGCTCCACGCTGA
- a CDS encoding UbiD family decarboxylase: MAGFRTLSEFLSHLESRGDLKRVTREVDWAYEVTEIACREARTEGPALLFERVRGARFPLAVNVLAAERRIEWALGRTPRAVGGELEEILHAVPPRRLSDLWNLRGSAGRVLAMRPRSVEGSRQELPADLGLLPNLQLWPKDGGRFVTFGLVSTQHPVTHVRNLGIYRMHVYDSTTTGMHWQIGKGGGFHYHEAEKRGLPLEVSVAVGADPATLLSAISPLPEGIDELAFAGFLRGASTRLTRGRRIGIPVLADAEFVLEGVVPPAERRMEGPFGDHFGHYSHAAPFPVFHLKAVSRRERPIYQASVVGKPPQEDKFMGEAVQEFFTGVLKVIHPEIVDLWAYFEAGFHNLLAVSVENRFAKEARKTALGLMGTGQLSLTKMIVLVDAEVNPRDRGAVFEAVARHFDPSEDFLLIPGVPLDTLDFTSYTMNLGSKMVLDAQTKPGRAPAPPLAQVADPRGFEPDVLEHRLVRGGILIVQVRGEGRGVIERLTARAEYAALKMVVAVSADVPLMDRELLLWGVFTRFDCARDVIPARTETRGAWLTCRGPLGIDATWKQGYPEAVASPPDVVSRVDQWWGRNGQ; this comes from the coding sequence ATGGCCGGATTCCGCACGCTGTCGGAGTTCCTATCCCACCTCGAGTCTCGCGGTGATCTGAAGAGGGTCACGCGCGAGGTCGACTGGGCGTACGAAGTCACCGAGATCGCCTGCCGAGAGGCGCGCACCGAAGGTCCCGCGCTCCTGTTCGAGAGGGTGCGCGGCGCGCGCTTCCCCCTCGCCGTCAACGTGCTGGCCGCGGAGCGGCGCATCGAATGGGCGCTCGGCCGCACGCCGCGTGCGGTCGGCGGCGAGCTGGAGGAGATCCTGCACGCGGTTCCTCCGCGGCGGCTCTCGGATCTGTGGAATCTGCGCGGCTCCGCGGGACGAGTGCTGGCGATGCGACCCCGCTCGGTGGAGGGATCGCGCCAGGAGCTGCCGGCGGACCTCGGCCTCCTGCCCAATCTCCAGCTGTGGCCCAAGGACGGAGGGCGGTTCGTCACCTTCGGCCTGGTCTCCACCCAGCATCCGGTCACACACGTCCGGAATCTCGGCATCTATCGCATGCACGTCTACGACAGCACGACCACCGGCATGCATTGGCAGATCGGCAAGGGCGGAGGCTTCCACTACCACGAGGCGGAGAAGCGCGGGCTGCCGCTCGAGGTCTCCGTCGCCGTCGGCGCGGATCCGGCAACGCTGCTCTCGGCCATATCGCCATTGCCGGAAGGCATCGATGAGCTGGCCTTCGCGGGGTTCCTGCGCGGCGCGTCCACACGGCTGACGCGCGGCCGTCGAATCGGCATACCGGTCCTGGCCGACGCGGAGTTCGTGCTGGAAGGCGTCGTGCCGCCGGCCGAACGCAGGATGGAGGGGCCCTTCGGCGATCACTTCGGGCACTACTCGCACGCCGCCCCTTTCCCGGTCTTCCACCTCAAGGCGGTGTCCCGTCGCGAACGCCCGATCTATCAGGCGAGCGTCGTGGGGAAGCCGCCGCAGGAAGACAAGTTCATGGGGGAAGCGGTGCAGGAGTTCTTCACCGGCGTGCTCAAGGTGATCCATCCGGAGATCGTCGACCTGTGGGCCTACTTCGAGGCCGGCTTTCACAACCTGCTCGCGGTCTCGGTGGAGAATCGCTTCGCGAAGGAAGCCAGGAAGACGGCGCTGGGTTTGATGGGTACGGGCCAGCTCTCGCTCACCAAGATGATCGTGCTGGTGGACGCCGAGGTGAACCCTCGAGACCGGGGCGCCGTGTTCGAGGCGGTGGCGCGGCACTTCGACCCTTCGGAAGACTTCCTGCTCATTCCGGGGGTGCCGCTCGATACCCTCGATTTCACCTCATACACCATGAATCTCGGCAGCAAGATGGTGCTCGACGCCCAGACCAAGCCCGGCCGTGCGCCGGCGCCGCCGCTGGCCCAGGTGGCCGACCCGCGCGGCTTCGAGCCCGACGTGCTCGAGCACCGGCTGGTGCGCGGCGGCATCCTGATCGTGCAGGTGCGTGGAGAAGGCCGCGGCGTGATCGAGCGGCTCACGGCCCGCGCCGAGTATGCGGCGCTCAAGATGGTGGTCGCGGTCAGCGCCGACGTGCCGCTCATGGATCGCGAGCTCCTTCTGTGGGGCGTGTTCACGCGCTTCGACTGCGCCCGTGACGTGATTCCGGCGCGCACCGAGACTCGTGGCGCGTGGCTCACCTGCCGGGGGCCGCTCGGCATCGACGCCACGTGGAAGCAGGGATATCCGGAAGCGGTGGCGAGTCCGCCGGACGTGGTGTCGCGCGTCGACCAGTGGTGGGGGAGGAATGGCCAATGA
- a CDS encoding UbiX family flavin prenyltransferase encodes MARYLIAMTGASGSAYGVDFVKRCPGEKYLVLSDWARKVLHDETGLKPSDLEPHVKKMFADSDLAAPFSSGSNRYDALVVIPCSVSTMAKIAAGIADTLITRAAQVAMKERMRIVLCVRETPLSTLALRNALELSREGVVIMPIAPPWYRKPASLEDLVSGFSDKVLGLLGEDAGQGWREDDLE; translated from the coding sequence ATGGCGCGTTATCTGATCGCGATGACCGGCGCTTCGGGCAGTGCGTACGGAGTGGACTTCGTGAAGCGCTGCCCGGGCGAGAAGTATCTGGTGCTCTCCGACTGGGCGCGCAAGGTGCTCCACGACGAGACCGGGCTCAAGCCTTCGGACCTCGAGCCGCACGTGAAGAAGATGTTCGCCGACTCCGACCTGGCGGCTCCCTTCTCCTCCGGATCCAACCGCTACGACGCACTGGTGGTGATCCCGTGCAGCGTGTCGACCATGGCCAAGATCGCGGCGGGAATTGCCGACACGCTCATCACCCGTGCCGCGCAGGTGGCGATGAAGGAGCGCATGCGGATCGTCCTGTGCGTCCGCGAGACGCCGCTGTCGACGCTGGCGTTGCGCAACGCGCTCGAGCTCTCGCGGGAAGGCGTGGTGATCATGCCGATCGCGCCGCCCTGGTATCGAAAGCCCGCCTCGCTCGAGGATCTGGTCTCTGGCTTCTCCGACAAGGTGCTGGGACTCCTCGGCGAGGACGCGGGCCAGGGCTGGCGTGAGGACGATCTGGAGTGA
- a CDS encoding 4-hydroxybenzoate octaprenyltransferase yields MATASAATDAPLERLRTYASFVRFEHTLFSLPLILAGIFSAPGPAMAWRRWIWIGVAAVGARTAAMAINRLVDKRLDAINPRTASRELPAGRMTMIEAWALLGGSVAVYLVACAVLGPWYVRVSWVPLAAFTIYPFLKRFTPLCHFGVGAALALAPLAGFAAAHPELASPQPALWLALFALFWVSGFDIIYATLDESFDRAHRVRSMVEWLGRVRALRISAVLHALAFIALAAALGALQAIHVCPGTPWAAWGALVLAGVLLFLEQRWAENVNLAFFKVNVWVGVAVLAMVLAARARCGGF; encoded by the coding sequence ATGGCCACCGCCTCCGCCGCTACCGACGCTCCCCTCGAGCGACTGCGCACGTACGCCTCGTTCGTGCGCTTCGAGCACACCCTGTTCTCGCTGCCGCTCATCCTGGCCGGGATCTTCAGCGCGCCCGGACCGGCGATGGCGTGGCGGAGGTGGATATGGATCGGCGTCGCGGCCGTGGGCGCGCGGACCGCCGCGATGGCGATCAACCGCCTGGTGGACAAGCGCCTCGATGCCATCAATCCGCGCACCGCCTCGCGCGAGCTGCCTGCCGGGCGCATGACGATGATCGAGGCGTGGGCGCTGCTCGGCGGGAGCGTGGCGGTCTATCTGGTCGCATGCGCCGTGCTCGGACCTTGGTACGTGAGAGTGTCGTGGGTGCCGCTCGCGGCATTCACGATCTATCCCTTCCTCAAGCGCTTCACGCCGCTCTGCCACTTCGGTGTCGGCGCCGCGCTGGCGTTGGCGCCGCTCGCGGGATTCGCCGCGGCGCATCCCGAGCTCGCCTCGCCACAGCCGGCGCTCTGGCTCGCGCTCTTCGCGCTCTTCTGGGTCTCGGGTTTCGACATCATCTACGCCACGCTGGACGAAAGCTTCGACCGCGCTCATCGGGTGCGTTCGATGGTCGAATGGCTCGGCCGCGTGCGAGCGCTGCGGATCTCTGCAGTGCTCCACGCGCTCGCCTTCATCGCGCTCGCCGCCGCGCTCGGCGCGCTGCAAGCCATCCACGTCTGTCCCGGCACGCCGTGGGCCGCCTGGGGCGCGCTGGTTCTTGCGGGCGTGCTGCTCTTCCTCGAGCAGCGCTGGGCCGAGAACGTGAATCTCGCCTTCTTCAAGGTGAACGTGTGGGTCGGCGTCGCCGTGCTGGCCATGGTGCTCGCGGCGCGAGCCCGCTGCGGCGGCTTCTGA
- a CDS encoding TonB-dependent receptor, translating into MPEVVVTGTRVPESALLAPSAITVVGKEQFEATRQLGVRDALSMIPGVFSQSRAGAPDVRITIRGFGARGNGERSNVGNMRGIRFMSDDIPITEPDGRTSLDLVDLAVVDRIEVARSNSSTLYGNASGGVVHLRTDFGFQSPYAEFRQRAGSFGYHREQVATGFTIGSSRGVVTLLNSTFDGWREHSSSTALLGQARMQFPLDTATRLGVSLDGTHTLNRFPGALTSADLEADPQQADSDYVARDERRDHTVGRVALSLDRSMGESQDVRLSAWVEPKLLHRSERNRFRDFTRYHVGGTATYNARWQMGSTKANTLVGADEAYQDGSILFYDVVNGSRGDQLIQNKREAANSAGIFAQQGFDIGRWSLRVSGRYDAVRFVSDDFIDPSFNASKTFEHVTPKGSVSYGFDRHTLYAALGGGVEAPAFNEIDPPPPYDTLTGLNPFLEPMTSTTFEAGAKGKLVSSSRWGSLDYDVALYWIDVKNEIVPFDGGAYFLSAGKSHREGLETGLDWRPVQRLSWRAAAAFTRNEYDEYTNDFGDFSGNKVPGLPDVNVSTALRYALGGGLWAEAQVEHVGAYFADDANTAEADAYTVFGGSVGMERTLGTIPVRLFVSGQNLTDEDYVASVFINGVNDEYYEPGLPASWSAGLTLRWP; encoded by the coding sequence ATGCCGGAAGTCGTCGTGACCGGCACCCGCGTCCCCGAATCGGCCCTGCTGGCGCCCTCGGCCATCACGGTGGTGGGCAAGGAGCAGTTCGAGGCCACCCGGCAGCTCGGCGTTCGTGACGCCTTGTCGATGATCCCCGGAGTGTTCTCGCAGAGCCGCGCCGGCGCTCCGGACGTCCGCATCACCATCCGTGGCTTCGGCGCCCGCGGCAACGGCGAGCGCTCGAACGTGGGCAACATGCGCGGCATCCGTTTCATGAGCGACGACATCCCGATCACCGAGCCCGATGGGCGAACGTCGCTCGACCTGGTCGACCTGGCCGTCGTCGATCGCATCGAGGTCGCGCGCAGCAACTCCTCCACGCTCTACGGCAACGCCTCGGGTGGCGTGGTGCACTTGCGCACCGACTTTGGATTCCAGTCGCCCTACGCCGAGTTCCGCCAGCGCGCCGGGAGCTTCGGCTACCACCGCGAGCAGGTCGCCACGGGGTTCACCATCGGCTCGAGCCGAGGCGTGGTCACATTGCTCAATTCGACCTTCGATGGCTGGCGCGAGCACAGCAGCAGCACCGCGCTGCTCGGCCAGGCGCGCATGCAGTTTCCTCTCGATACCGCCACCCGGCTGGGCGTGAGCCTCGATGGCACGCATACCTTGAATCGTTTCCCCGGCGCTCTCACGAGCGCGGACCTCGAGGCCGATCCGCAGCAAGCCGATTCGGATTACGTCGCGCGTGACGAACGCCGCGATCACACGGTCGGTCGTGTGGCGCTCTCGCTGGATCGCTCGATGGGTGAGTCGCAGGATGTGCGGCTCTCCGCCTGGGTCGAGCCCAAGCTGCTTCACCGCTCGGAGCGAAACCGCTTCCGCGACTTCACGCGGTACCACGTCGGAGGCACCGCGACCTACAACGCCCGCTGGCAGATGGGAAGCACGAAGGCCAACACGCTGGTCGGCGCCGACGAGGCCTACCAGGACGGCTCGATCCTCTTCTACGACGTCGTGAACGGCAGCCGCGGAGATCAGCTGATCCAGAACAAGCGGGAAGCCGCGAACAGCGCCGGGATCTTCGCCCAGCAGGGCTTCGACATCGGGCGTTGGTCCTTGCGCGTCAGTGGACGCTACGACGCCGTTCGCTTTGTGAGTGATGACTTCATCGACCCATCGTTCAATGCGAGCAAGACGTTCGAGCACGTCACACCCAAAGGATCGGTGTCCTACGGGTTCGATCGCCACACGCTGTACGCCGCGCTGGGCGGCGGGGTCGAGGCTCCTGCCTTCAACGAAATCGATCCGCCGCCGCCTTATGACACCCTCACCGGCCTGAATCCGTTCCTCGAGCCCATGACCTCCACGACCTTCGAGGCGGGCGCCAAGGGCAAGCTGGTCTCTTCCTCGCGGTGGGGATCGCTCGACTACGACGTCGCGCTCTACTGGATCGACGTGAAGAACGAGATCGTTCCCTTCGACGGAGGGGCGTACTTCCTGTCCGCCGGAAAATCCCATCGTGAAGGACTGGAGACGGGCCTCGACTGGCGCCCCGTCCAACGACTGAGCTGGCGAGCCGCGGCGGCTTTCACGCGCAATGAGTACGACGAATACACCAACGACTTTGGCGACTTCTCGGGCAACAAGGTTCCCGGGCTGCCCGACGTCAATGTTTCGACTGCGCTGCGCTATGCGTTGGGTGGCGGCCTCTGGGCCGAAGCCCAGGTGGAGCACGTGGGCGCCTACTTCGCGGACGACGCCAACACGGCGGAGGCCGACGCCTACACGGTCTTTGGCGGTTCCGTCGGCATGGAGCGAACGCTGGGAACCATTCCGGTTCGTCTCTTCGTGTCCGGACAGAATCTCACCGACGAGGACTACGTCGCTTCGGTGTTCATCAACGGTGTCAACGACGAGTACTACGAGCCGGGGCTTCCCGCTTCGTGGTCCGCCGGTCTCACGCTGCGCTGGCCCTGA
- the lexA gene encoding transcriptional repressor LexA — protein sequence MLNERARAILNYIRTFQRDKGYPPTIREIGEAFEIASTNGVRYHLNILEKEGYLSRKSKISRGTTSVVDGIPVLGRVAAGQPILAEESYEGTLEPGTLFGNTNGLFALRVRGDSMNGAGIMPNDYVIVRHQENANPGDMVVALIGDEATVKYYRPQGDKIELVAANPAYEPIEVTQGADFKLLGVVRGVIRTVGS from the coding sequence ATGCTGAACGAGCGCGCGCGAGCGATTCTCAACTACATCCGCACATTCCAGCGCGACAAGGGATATCCACCCACGATCCGCGAGATCGGCGAAGCATTCGAGATCGCGTCGACCAACGGCGTTCGCTACCACCTCAACATCCTCGAGAAGGAGGGGTACCTCAGCCGGAAGAGCAAGATCTCGCGTGGGACCACTTCCGTCGTCGATGGAATCCCCGTGCTCGGACGCGTTGCCGCCGGCCAGCCGATCCTCGCCGAAGAGAGCTACGAGGGAACGCTCGAACCCGGCACGCTGTTCGGCAACACCAACGGCTTGTTCGCGCTGCGAGTGCGCGGCGACAGCATGAACGGCGCGGGCATCATGCCCAACGATTACGTCATCGTTCGGCATCAGGAGAACGCCAACCCCGGCGACATGGTGGTCGCACTGATCGGCGATGAGGCCACGGTGAAGTACTACAGACCTCAGGGCGACAAGATCGAGCTGGTCGCCGCCAATCCCGCGTACGAGCCCATCGAAGTGACGCAAGGGGCTGATTTCAAATTGCTTGGCGTGGTCCGAGGAGTGATTCGCACCGTCGGGAGTTGA
- the tnpA gene encoding IS200/IS605 family transposase: protein MNSKVAPPINEALHERWEPVYRSRLHYLVTWSTRGRRPILKERHARKVHELVAKVCDDRGFELLDVAVGQDHVHALFGLKPSQSVATAVREIKSRTGLALMSDHPELRVWLGGNLLWDERYAVETVSPIRLEHVQRKLRHLHGPPETLAEAG, encoded by the coding sequence GTGAACTCGAAAGTGGCTCCCCCGATCAACGAGGCCCTGCACGAACGTTGGGAGCCCGTCTATCGCAGTCGTCTTCACTATCTCGTCACCTGGAGCACTCGTGGTCGCCGGCCCATCCTCAAGGAGCGGCACGCCCGAAAGGTGCACGAGCTGGTCGCCAAGGTCTGCGATGACCGCGGATTCGAGCTGCTCGACGTTGCCGTAGGACAGGACCACGTGCACGCGCTGTTCGGTCTCAAACCATCCCAGAGCGTCGCGACCGCGGTGCGAGAGATCAAGAGCCGCACCGGCCTGGCACTCATGTCGGATCATCCGGAGCTTCGTGTCTGGCTCGGCGGCAATTTGCTGTGGGACGAGCGTTACGCGGTCGAGACGGTGAGCCCGATTCGTCTCGAGCACGTGCAACGGAAGCTCCGGCACCTGCACGGACCGCCGGAGACACTCGCCGAAGCGGGCTGA
- a CDS encoding DMT family transporter translates to MATQPVPSLRSSFATGRWMVLGAAVLWGTSATLARFMFRDHKIPALTVVELRLVIACSLLLPWMLWRNRAALRVERSELGYLLILGIFGVAAVQGTYYYSISRLGVGVSILLQYLAPALIVVYEMLRGRRPSPRTLAAVAAAFAGTALLVGGVDPSALGASVFDWAIGFASAFAFTFYILFSKRGLARHDPSAVLLYTFAIAGVLWAFVTPPWKIAAAGYGTSVWLMFLAIGVGSTLLPFALFYGGLRRLRAEEAGVIATIEPVVAVLTAAIFLGEILRPMQLAGAALVLIATLLSTIRAPEPAVLAAERV, encoded by the coding sequence ATGGCCACTCAGCCCGTGCCTTCCCTCCGGTCCTCCTTCGCGACCGGCCGATGGATGGTGCTCGGCGCCGCCGTGCTGTGGGGCACTTCCGCGACTTTGGCGAGGTTCATGTTTCGGGATCACAAGATCCCAGCGCTCACGGTGGTGGAGCTGCGACTGGTCATCGCGTGCTCGCTGTTGCTTCCCTGGATGTTGTGGCGAAACCGAGCAGCCCTGCGCGTGGAGCGAAGCGAGCTGGGCTATCTGCTCATCCTCGGAATCTTCGGAGTCGCAGCAGTGCAGGGGACTTACTACTACAGCATTTCGCGCCTGGGAGTCGGCGTGTCCATCCTTCTCCAGTATCTCGCTCCCGCGCTGATCGTCGTGTACGAGATGCTGCGCGGGCGCCGGCCGAGCCCCCGGACGCTGGCCGCCGTCGCGGCGGCGTTCGCCGGCACGGCGCTGCTGGTGGGCGGTGTGGATCCATCAGCGCTCGGAGCCAGCGTCTTCGACTGGGCCATCGGTTTCGCCTCGGCCTTTGCTTTCACGTTCTACATCCTGTTCTCGAAGCGCGGACTCGCTCGCCACGATCCATCCGCCGTGCTCCTCTACACGTTCGCGATCGCCGGCGTGCTATGGGCGTTCGTGACTCCTCCGTGGAAGATCGCGGCCGCGGGCTATGGCACGAGTGTGTGGCTGATGTTCCTGGCCATCGGAGTCGGATCGACACTGCTCCCGTTCGCGCTCTTCTACGGGGGCTTGCGCCGGCTTCGGGCCGAGGAAGCAGGAGTGATCGCCACGATCGAGCCGGTGGTCGCCGTCCTGACCGCGGCCATCTTCCTGGGCGAGATCCTGCGACCCATGCAGCTCGCCGGCGCCGCACTGGTCCTGATCGCGACGTTGTTGTCGACGATCCGGGCGCCGGAGCCAGCGGTGCTGGCCGCCGAAAGGGTTTGA
- a CDS encoding PDZ domain-containing protein → MAVRLGVLDSVPARAVDFATRALPRLEIGKLQADQLSPVAVFDAGLLNRVTDHIVLGLIGYAVIRDRILWIDYAARRVVLIPAGVDVEQSDALAVAASRRILEAALSTAAVPCRFRMTTDGKIMLRSRVTPHQGGQTTPWLNLVLDTGASKSTLFEDLMDPKINVAKWSPALKGLAAPTLLATSTARLSRVKRIEVQGTSGTASTSQTEVALLRNPIAAELAKLAGEPIHGLLGYSFLQRFRVAVDYPHRVLWLDPDPDFRDPRPYEHSHVGLQLERDRGMVRVAAVVEGSPAAQAGIKPGDEITAVDGKTLTSMNWVEVGNLFEGPAGTEIELTVRHGGVEKNHRLRRRQLL, encoded by the coding sequence GTGGCGGTGCGGCTCGGCGTGCTCGACAGTGTCCCCGCGCGAGCGGTCGACTTTGCGACCCGCGCTCTCCCGCGACTGGAGATCGGAAAGCTGCAGGCGGATCAGCTATCGCCGGTCGCTGTCTTCGACGCGGGGCTACTCAATCGGGTGACCGATCATATCGTGCTGGGCCTGATCGGATATGCGGTGATCCGTGATCGCATTCTCTGGATCGACTACGCAGCTCGGCGTGTCGTGCTCATTCCTGCGGGTGTTGATGTAGAGCAAAGCGATGCACTGGCTGTTGCCGCATCGCGCCGCATTCTCGAGGCGGCTCTTTCGACCGCTGCGGTGCCCTGTCGGTTCCGGATGACGACGGACGGCAAGATCATGCTTCGTAGCCGCGTGACACCTCATCAGGGGGGCCAGACGACACCTTGGCTCAACCTGGTACTCGACACCGGGGCGTCCAAATCGACGCTCTTCGAGGATCTGATGGACCCGAAGATCAACGTCGCCAAGTGGAGCCCGGCCCTGAAGGGGCTCGCGGCCCCGACGCTGCTCGCCACCAGCACCGCCCGACTGAGCCGCGTCAAGCGGATCGAAGTCCAGGGCACATCGGGAACGGCATCCACGTCGCAGACGGAGGTCGCTCTGTTGAGGAACCCGATTGCCGCCGAGCTGGCCAAGCTCGCCGGAGAACCGATCCATGGGCTCCTTGGATACTCGTTCCTCCAGCGTTTCCGGGTGGCGGTCGACTACCCTCACCGGGTTCTGTGGCTCGATCCGGATCCTGATTTCCGCGACCCACGGCCATACGAGCATTCACACGTCGGCCTGCAGCTCGAGCGCGACCGTGGCATGGTGCGCGTCGCCGCGGTCGTCGAAGGTTCTCCGGCCGCGCAGGCCGGGATCAAACCAGGCGACGAAATCACCGCGGTCGACGGCAAGACGCTCACTTCAATGAACTGGGTGGAAGTCGGCAACCTCTTCGAAGGCCCGGCCGGAACGGAGATCGAGCTGACGGTGCGTCACGGTGGGGTCGAGAAGAATCACCGGTTGCGTCGCCGCCAGCTCCTCTGA